ATTGATCGAAACCGGCCTGGTGATCTTTCTGTTGAACTCTGCTGAGAAGGCTAAGGACGGAGCAGCGCCGATGGTCCGATCGGCCTACTCCGGCTGAGCAGGTGGAGGCGTCGACGGCGGCGGTGCCACTGAGGCGTGGTGCCACCAACACTGGGGGCCTCGATCACCCGCCGGCGGCCCTGACCGCCTGGCAGTCCGAACGAGCCTCCGCACCGACGGCTGCGGCTTAGGACAGCGGCACCTCATAGTCCGGCTGTTCGCCTGCCGAGCCGAAGTCGACCGAGGCGTACTCGCGGAGCTTGGTGATCCGGTGGTAGCCGTCGATCAGCCGCACGGTCCCCGACTTCGAGCGCATCACGATCGACTGGGTCGTGCAGCCGCCTGCGCGGTAGTGGACGCCGCGCAGCAGGTCTCCGTCGGTGATGCCGGTGGCGCAGAAGAAGACGTTGTCACCGCGCACCAGATCATCGGTCTCCAGCACCCGATCCAGGTCGTGCCCGGCCTCGACAGCCCTCGCCCGCTCCGCGTCGTCCCTCGGCCACAGCCTGCCCTGCATGGTCCCGCCGAGGCACTTCAGCGCCGCCGCCGCGATGATCCCCTCCGGCGTCCCGCCGATGCCCAGCAGCAGGTCGACCCCCGTGCCGGGGCGGGCAGCCGCGATCGCGCCCGCGACGTCGCCGTCGGAGACGAACCTGATCCGCGCGCCCGCCTCCCGCACCTCGCGCACCAGGTCCTGGTGGCGCGGCCGGTCCAGGATGCAGACGGTGACGTCGGAGATGCCGATCTGCTTGGCCCTGGCCACCCGACGGATGTTCTCCGCTACGGGGGCGGCGATGTCCACCGAGGATGCCGCCTCCGGGCCGACGGCCAGCTTCTCCATGTAGAAGACGGCCGAGGGGTCGTACATCGCGCCTCGTTCGGCCACGGCCAGCACGGCGAGGGCGTTGGGCATGCCCTTGGCCATCAGCGTCGTCCCGTCGATCGGGTCGACCGCCACGTCACAGTCGGGTCCGTTGCCGTCGCCGACCTTCTCGCCGTTGAACAGCATCGGGGCCTCGTCCTTCTCCCCTTCGCCGATCACGACGACGCCCCGCATCGAGACGGTGCCGATCAGCTTGCGCATCGCGTCGACGGCGGCCTGATCGCCCCCGATCTTGTCGCCACGGCCGACCCAACGGCCCGAGGCCATCGCCGCAGCCTCGGTCACGCGGACCAGTTCCATCGCGAGGTTGCGGTCCGGCGCCTCCGGGCGGGGTGCGGCCGGGTCCGGCTCGGCGAGTTGGTTTGCTGCGGGCGGCGGCGTGCTCATGGCGTCTCCCGAGATGGCGTTCCTACTCGATTCAGAGCAGGAGGGTGGGTCGATGTTGGCAGAGATCACAGGACCGTAGGGGGCGGACGTGGCAGTGGATCGAACAAGGTGGTGCGACACACTCGATCGATGCGCTCCCTCAGGCCATCGGGTGTCGCGAACCGCCGGATCGCGGGTCGTTCAGGCGGCAGGTCGGGGGCCTGCGATGTCCTCGCCCCGCCAGCCCGGACCCGTGCTCGACGCATCGGCCTTGCTCGCTCCGTGCGACGCCTGGGCGGCGGAGGGCGTCCCAGCTGCGCCCGGCCCCGCCCACCTTCCGCCGTCACCGGCCTGCCTGCGGCGTCGTCGACGGCACCGGGGCCGGTCGGCTCCTCGGCGCTTGAGACGATGGGCGATGTGACAGCGCCGAAGACGACCCCGCCACCGCTGCAGAAGCCGAATCGGGCGTCGCTGACCGGCAAGGACATGGTCGGATCGATGCTGTTGCTCGCGACGCTGATCCTGCTGGGAGCCGGTCTGCTCGGCAGGTGCTCGTTCAGCCCCACCGGACCCGATCCGGCGGCCATCCCGGCGCCGACGGTCGACGTGGCCGAGGGGCTGGGCCGCGCGGCCGACCGGGTGGACTTCCCGGTGCGGCTGCCCGAGGCGCCGGCGGACTGGCAGGCGACGACACTGCGCGTCAACGAGATCGATCCCGCAGGCCGCCACGCCGTCCGCGTCGGGTGGCTGACGTCGGAGGGGGCCTATCTGCGACTGTCGCAGTCCGACGCGGACGAGGGGACCCTCGTCGGCTATGAGACTCGGCAGGCTGCGGCAGGGCAGGGCGTGGTGACCTCGGCGGGCTCGGAATGGGTCCATTACCTGGGTGAACGCGATGAGACGGTGTGGGTGACCGAACTCGATGACAGTCTGGTGCTCCTCACCGGCACCGGAACGGAGGCGGACTTCCACACCCTGGCGGAGGCCGTCGTCGCGGCGGACGTCCTTCCGACGAGCTGACGCTGTCGACTGGGCGATTCGGATGGCGGGGGTGATCTCGCCGCGGGCCGATCTCGGTCGTCGATCGACGCCGGTCGCATCGTGCAGCGTCGGTGCGGTGTCGACCGCACCCCGCTCGGCCTGCCTGCGCGGCCTGCCGGGCTTGCGTCCGGAGCACCGGGAGAACGCGCGGCCGATTGACTGCCGCCCGACCAGTGGATACTCGCCTGCGGCGTGAACGGTTCCCCTTGCGTGCCTGCCTCGGCTTCGGCCGGGCTTCGGCGGCGTCTGCTCGGCACGCCGACCGCGACGACGAGCAGCCTGCCCGCCTCACCAGCGGCGGTACTGCCAGAACGGTGCCCCGCCTGCGCCGCGTGGGATGAGTGTCGATCCGCAGGTGCGGTGCGCTGATTCGAGGGCCTGACGCGGTGCGGGTAACACTGGCGCCGTCCGCGACCAAGAACTGTCGTCAATGGCCACGGCGATCGGGTGACGGAATGACAGCAGAACGATCCGAATCGGATCTTGCGCGACTATCGCGCGATCAAGACGCCTTTGAGCGCTTCTATCGAACACACGTGGACTCGGTCCAGCGGTTCATCGTCCGTCGCGTCGACGACCCGCACCTCGCGGCCGACCTGACCGCCGAGGTGTTCCTCGCCGTGATCCACTCGGCCCACACCTACCAGGCTCGCCGTGGTAGGGAGGCCGCCTGGTTGTTCGGGGTGGCCCGCAACGTCGTCTCGGCAGACCGGCGTCGCAGGGCACGGGGGCTGGCCGTGGTGAGTCGCATCGCGGGCCGCGAACTCGCCGATGAGGACGACATCGCCGCACTCGTGGATCGGATCGATGCCGAGGCATCGGCACGCAGGCTGATGCTCGGGATGGACCGACTCTCCGACGGCGAGCGAGCGGTCCTGGAACTGACGGCCCTCGACGGGTTGTCGATCTCGGACGCCGCGCGGGCCCTCGGCATCTCGTCGGTCGCGGCCAGGGTGCGCCTGCACCGCGCCCGCCGCCGGATGCGCAACCACCTGTCCTCGACCGCGAACACCACCACCACGACGACCGCAGCGGAGGCACGGACATGAGCAGTGACCGGAACGGCACCCGTCGATTCGAAGAGCGTCTTCTCGTCGAGCTGAAGCAGGTGGTCTCGGAGCAGGCCGGTCGGCAGCCAGTCACCGCTGTGACACCGGCAGCGGGCTTCGCCGCTCGTGTTCGACGTCCTCGACTGGCGGCGGCCGCAGGCCTCACCGCAGTCGGAACGACCGGCGCCGTGGCCTTGATGCTCACAGTGGGCGGCGCGAGCGCTGCCGCCTTCTCCGTCGAGGAGCAGGACGACGGGATGGTTCGCATCGAGATCTCGGATCTCCGGGACGGCGACGAGTTGGAGAGCGCGCTCGCCGAGGCGGGGATTCCGGCCACGGTGGACTACCTGCCGGACGGCATGATGTGTCGACAGCCGAGGTTCGCCATGCACGGCGCCCCCGACGACGCTCACCACGGCCTTCTTCCCGGCGAGTCGGGGGCGGTCATCAGCGAGGACGGTGTGACCGCGTCGGCAGGCGGAGAGAATTCGCCTGAACCGAACGTCGACGGCGAGGCGAACGAAGCACCAGAAGCAGGGCTGCCTGCTGAGGGAATCCCGCCGGGCGCGACCTCGGTCGAGATCGGGATGGGTGAAGACGGCACGCCCTATGCCAGCTTCGCCCTCAATCCGGCGGACTTCCAGAACGGCCGTTCGCTGGTGATCGAGACCACTGGCTCGGAGGACGTCAGCAGCCTCTCGATCGCGATGGGCGAGGGCGAGGTCTTGCCCTGTGAAGAGATCGAGGTTCCGGCCGGACAGTTCCCGCCCGGCGACGGCGACGCGGTCTCGGAAACGGAGGACGTGGTGGAGGGGCACCCTGGTGAGAGCTCGGAAGGGGCCCAGAGGTAGGACCCGATGCAGGAGACGGCGGAGGTCGTCTCGACGAGGTCTGCGGGTTGAGCAGGGACTCTGACTGACGGGTCGCGGCGGGGTGGGAGACGCCCGCCGCGCCCGCCACCGGCGTCCAGTGGGGTTCGCACCGGTCTCGGAGCGCTCTTCGGGGGGCGCTCCGAGACGACTGCCTGTGGCGGACACGGTGCCTGTGGCGGACACGGTGCCTGTGGCGGACACGGTGTCCGTGTCGGTCCGAGGTGGCTGCGCTGCTGGTCAGATGGCTGCGCAGGCCGGCATGACCTGGCCGGACCGGGTGGCTGCGCCGGAGATTCGCGGCGGGCTGGATACGTCGGGGGGTCGGCTGGGGCACGGCAACGTGTTCGTGCGGCTGCCGGGCGCTGATCCGAATCGGGGAGCGTTGCGCGTTCACCGCCCGGTGTTCGGCAATCCCGGCTGGGGCGAGTAGTCCTGACCCGCCCGAACAGGTGGGCTCGCGTGTGCCCGGGGGGTGCGTCCGGGTGTTCGCCGCTGCGAACCTGCCGGGCTGATCACCGAGCGGCCTGCCGGATTCCGGGCGGCGGGGGCGGCGAGGCTTCACCGTGACTGTGACCGCACCTCAGCGCACCGCACCGCACCGCACCGCACCGCCGAGATCGTCCAAGTGGTTTCACACTGCCGGATACACGGGACCTGGGCCTGTCGGCCTCGTCGTCGGGTGAGTCCGCAACGAGCCTGTCATCGGCCGGTCAGGCAGGCGCAGCAACACGCGGCCCGGGTGCTGCCCGCGCGGGCCGAGTCCGGGACCGAGCCTGCCGTGACGATCGCCAGGGAGATCGGGTGATGACGGTCT
The Actinoalloteichus fjordicus DNA segment above includes these coding regions:
- the glpX gene encoding class II fructose-bisphosphatase, producing MSTPPPAANQLAEPDPAAPRPEAPDRNLAMELVRVTEAAAMASGRWVGRGDKIGGDQAAVDAMRKLIGTVSMRGVVVIGEGEKDEAPMLFNGEKVGDGNGPDCDVAVDPIDGTTLMAKGMPNALAVLAVAERGAMYDPSAVFYMEKLAVGPEAASSVDIAAPVAENIRRVARAKQIGISDVTVCILDRPRHQDLVREVREAGARIRFVSDGDVAGAIAAARPGTGVDLLLGIGGTPEGIIAAAALKCLGGTMQGRLWPRDDAERARAVEAGHDLDRVLETDDLVRGDNVFFCATGITDGDLLRGVHYRAGGCTTQSIVMRSKSGTVRLIDGYHRITKLREYASVDFGSAGEQPDYEVPLS
- a CDS encoding DUF4245 domain-containing protein, with the protein product MTAPKTTPPPLQKPNRASLTGKDMVGSMLLLATLILLGAGLLGRCSFSPTGPDPAAIPAPTVDVAEGLGRAADRVDFPVRLPEAPADWQATTLRVNEIDPAGRHAVRVGWLTSEGAYLRLSQSDADEGTLVGYETRQAAAGQGVVTSAGSEWVHYLGERDETVWVTELDDSLVLLTGTGTEADFHTLAEAVVAADVLPTS
- a CDS encoding RNA polymerase sigma factor — encoded protein: MTAERSESDLARLSRDQDAFERFYRTHVDSVQRFIVRRVDDPHLAADLTAEVFLAVIHSAHTYQARRGREAAWLFGVARNVVSADRRRRARGLAVVSRIAGRELADEDDIAALVDRIDAEASARRLMLGMDRLSDGERAVLELTALDGLSISDAARALGISSVAARVRLHRARRRMRNHLSSTANTTTTTTAAEART